A genomic segment from Paraburkholderia hayleyella encodes:
- the rplC gene encoding 50S ribosomal protein L3, which translates to MSLGLVGRKVGMTRIFTAEGDSIPVTVLDVSDNRVTQIKTVETDGYIAVQVAFGKRRRSRVRKPLAGHLAKAGVEAGEILKEFQIDAAKAAELSNGAVIDIDLFEVGQKIDVQGTSIGKGYAGTIKRYNFASGRASHGNSRSHNVPGSIGMAQDPGRVFPGKRMTGHMGDVTVTVQNLVIARIDADRKLLFIKGAIPGAKGGKVFVTPAVKTRAVKGAK; encoded by the coding sequence ATGAGCCTTGGACTTGTAGGTCGCAAGGTTGGCATGACCCGTATTTTTACGGCTGAAGGGGACTCAATCCCCGTTACCGTACTAGACGTGTCCGACAACCGCGTGACGCAAATCAAGACTGTTGAAACCGACGGCTACATAGCCGTTCAGGTTGCATTTGGTAAGCGCCGCCGCTCGCGCGTGCGTAAGCCATTGGCAGGTCATCTCGCCAAAGCTGGTGTTGAAGCCGGTGAAATCCTCAAGGAATTCCAGATCGATGCAGCCAAGGCCGCTGAGCTGTCGAATGGCGCTGTCATCGATATCGATCTTTTCGAAGTAGGCCAGAAGATTGACGTGCAAGGCACGTCTATTGGTAAGGGCTACGCTGGTACGATCAAGCGTTATAACTTCGCGTCTGGTCGTGCATCGCACGGTAATTCGCGTTCGCACAACGTGCCGGGCTCGATCGGTATGGCGCAAGATCCAGGCCGCGTGTTTCCTGGTAAGCGCATGACTGGTCACATGGGTGACGTAACGGTGACAGTTCAAAATCTGGTAATCGCCCGTATTGATGCTGATCGCAAACTCTTGTTTATCAAGGGTGCTATTCCTGGTGCCAAGGGCGGCAAGGTTTTTGTGACGCCGGCTGTGAAGACGCGTGCTGTAAAAGGAGCGAAATAA
- the rplD gene encoding 50S ribosomal protein L4, whose protein sequence is MELKLLNANGQEGSAVSASDVVFGRDYNEALIHQVVVAYQANARSGNRAQKDREQVKHTTKKPWRQKGTGRARAGMSSSPLWRGGGRIFPNSPEENFSHKVNKKMHRAGLCSIFSQLAREGRISIVDELTLEAPKTKLLAEKFKAMGLESVLVITDTVDENLYLASRNLAHVAVVEPRYADPLSLIYFKKILITKAAVAQIEELLS, encoded by the coding sequence ATGGAACTTAAGCTCCTTAATGCGAATGGTCAGGAAGGCTCGGCGGTGAGTGCCTCGGACGTCGTGTTTGGTCGTGACTACAATGAAGCCCTGATTCATCAGGTTGTGGTTGCTTATCAAGCCAATGCCCGTAGCGGTAATCGTGCACAAAAAGATCGTGAGCAGGTCAAGCACACGACCAAAAAGCCGTGGCGGCAAAAAGGTACGGGCCGCGCCCGTGCTGGTATGTCGTCAAGCCCATTGTGGCGTGGCGGTGGTCGGATTTTCCCGAATTCGCCAGAAGAAAATTTCTCGCACAAGGTTAACAAGAAGATGCATCGCGCAGGTCTCTGCTCGATCTTTTCCCAGTTGGCCCGCGAAGGTCGTATTTCGATCGTGGACGAATTGACGCTCGAAGCGCCTAAAACGAAATTGTTGGCTGAAAAATTTAAGGCAATGGGTCTCGAATCCGTGTTGGTTATTACCGATACGGTTGATGAAAACCTGTACCTCGCGTCGCGCAATCTCGCCCACGTGGCAGTTGTCGAGCCGCGCTATGCCGACCCGCTCTCGCTGATCTATTTCAAGAAGATCTTGATCACGAAGGCTGCTGTCGCCCAGATCGAGGAGTTGCTGTCATGA
- the rplW gene encoding 50S ribosomal protein L23 produces MSEIRKNDHRLMQVLLAPVISEKATLVADKNEQVVFEVAPDATKHEVKAAVELLFKVEVDSVNVLVAKGKAKRFGRFMGKRKDVKKAYVCLKPGQEINFEAEAK; encoded by the coding sequence ATGAGCGAGATTCGCAAGAACGATCATCGTTTGATGCAAGTGCTGCTCGCGCCAGTGATCTCCGAAAAGGCGACACTCGTAGCAGACAAAAATGAGCAGGTTGTATTCGAAGTTGCCCCGGATGCTACCAAGCATGAAGTAAAAGCAGCGGTTGAGCTTTTGTTCAAGGTGGAAGTTGATTCGGTCAACGTCCTGGTTGCTAAGGGTAAGGCCAAGCGTTTTGGTCGCTTCATGGGTAAGCGTAAAGACGTTAAAAAGGCTTATGTGTGTCTTAAGCCTGGTCAGGAAATCAACTTTGAAGCGGAGGCCAAGTAA
- the rplB gene encoding 50S ribosomal protein L2, with product MAIVKVKPTSPGRRAMVKVVNKELHKGKPFAALVSPQSVTAGRNNNGHITTRHKGGGHKQHYRMIDFRRIKDGIPAKIERLEYDPNRSANIALVLYADGERRYIIAPKGAVVGQPLMSGSEAPIRSGNALPIRNIPVGTTIHCIEMLPGKGAQIARSAGTSAMLLAREGTYAQVRLRSGEIRRVHIECRATIGEVGNEEHSLRQIGKAGANRWRGIRPTVRGVAMNPVDHPHGGGEGKTAAGRDPVSPWGTPAKGYRTRSNKRTTTMIVQRRHKR from the coding sequence ATGGCAATCGTTAAAGTTAAACCGACATCGCCGGGTCGCCGTGCGATGGTCAAGGTGGTGAACAAGGAGCTGCATAAAGGCAAGCCTTTTGCTGCTCTGGTATCGCCGCAAAGCGTGACTGCTGGCCGTAACAATAATGGTCATATTACGACGCGCCATAAAGGCGGTGGTCATAAGCAGCACTACCGCATGATTGATTTTCGCCGTATTAAAGATGGTATTCCGGCAAAGATCGAGCGCCTTGAGTACGATCCAAACCGTAGTGCGAACATTGCACTGGTTCTGTACGCTGATGGCGAGCGCCGTTACATCATCGCTCCAAAGGGCGCTGTTGTTGGTCAGCCGTTGATGTCCGGTTCGGAAGCGCCGATTCGTTCTGGTAATGCGTTGCCTATCCGGAATATTCCGGTTGGTACAACGATCCACTGCATCGAAATGCTGCCAGGCAAGGGTGCGCAAATTGCCCGCTCAGCGGGTACTTCGGCAATGTTGCTGGCTCGTGAAGGTACTTACGCTCAGGTTCGGTTGCGTTCTGGCGAAATTCGCCGTGTACACATCGAATGCCGTGCAACCATCGGTGAAGTGGGTAACGAAGAGCACAGCCTGCGTCAGATCGGTAAGGCTGGCGCAAATCGCTGGCGCGGTATTCGCCCGACAGTTCGCGGCGTTGCCATGAACCCGGTTGATCACCCGCACGGTGGTGGTGAAGGCAAGACGGCAGCAGGGCGTGATCCTGTCAGCCCTTGGGGTACGCCTGCGAAGGGTTATCGCACCCGTAGCAATAAGCGCACAACGACGATGATCGTTCAGCGCCGTCACAAGCGTTAA
- the rpsS gene encoding 30S ribosomal protein S19: MARSVKKGPFCDAHLLKKVEAAAATRDKKPIKTWSRRSTILPDFIGLTIAVHNGRQHVPVYISENMVGHKLGEFALTRTFKGHAADKKAKK; the protein is encoded by the coding sequence ATGGCACGTTCTGTAAAAAAAGGTCCGTTCTGCGACGCCCATTTGCTGAAGAAAGTTGAGGCGGCTGCAGCAACACGTGACAAGAAGCCAATCAAAACCTGGTCGCGTCGTTCAACGATCCTGCCCGATTTTATTGGTTTGACGATCGCTGTGCATAACGGCCGTCAACACGTTCCGGTATATATCTCGGAAAACATGGTCGGCCATAAGCTTGGCGAGTTTGCATTGACCCGGACGTTTAAGGGTCATGCAGCCGACAAGAAGGCCAAGAAATAA
- the rplV gene encoding 50S ribosomal protein L22 yields MEVKAIHRGARISAQKTRLVADLIRGLPVDKALNVLTFSPKKAAGIVKKVVLSAIANAEHNEGADIDELKITSIYIDKAASLKRFTARAKGRGNRIEKQSCHITVTVGN; encoded by the coding sequence ATGGAAGTGAAAGCAATTCATCGCGGTGCCCGCATCTCGGCGCAAAAAACGCGCCTTGTGGCTGACCTGATCCGTGGTTTGCCAGTCGACAAGGCGCTGAACGTTTTAACGTTCTCGCCGAAGAAGGCTGCGGGAATCGTGAAAAAAGTCGTGCTGTCGGCAATTGCGAATGCGGAGCATAACGAAGGCGCCGATATCGATGAGCTCAAAATTACGAGCATTTATATTGATAAGGCGGCATCGCTCAAGCGTTTTACTGCGCGCGCTAAAGGCCGTGGTAACCGCATTGAGAAGCAATCCTGTCACATCACTGTGACGGTCGGGAATTAA